The Pricia mediterranea genome includes a window with the following:
- a CDS encoding HAD family hydrolase: MDLSKVKMVVTDMDGTLLNSQHEVSGQFLELFQKLKERDIVFVAASGRQYQSIVDKLPSIKNDIIFIAENGGLVMQNDTELVSTPLASPAKKRVLDILDSIDDVHPVLCSKNSAFILPESREFEEKLQEYYSEYAVIDDLKAFEGEILKIALYHFENSEQFIYPFVKPLEGDLQVKVSGQNWVDVSSLDANKGFALRKVQQLHGITPKETMVFGDYNNDLEMLALADFSYAMENAHPKVKKAAKYSTLSNDDLGVEAVLEKLLA, translated from the coding sequence ATGGATTTATCAAAAGTAAAAATGGTCGTCACCGATATGGACGGCACCCTGCTTAATTCCCAACACGAGGTAAGCGGACAGTTTCTCGAACTTTTTCAAAAACTGAAAGAACGCGATATTGTTTTTGTGGCCGCCAGCGGAAGGCAGTATCAGAGTATCGTAGATAAACTGCCGTCTATTAAAAACGATATTATCTTCATTGCCGAAAATGGGGGACTTGTCATGCAAAATGATACCGAACTGGTCTCTACTCCCCTAGCCTCCCCCGCCAAGAAACGTGTGCTTGATATATTGGACTCCATTGACGATGTACACCCCGTTCTCTGTAGCAAGAACAGTGCCTTCATCCTTCCAGAGTCCCGTGAATTCGAAGAAAAATTGCAGGAATACTACTCCGAATACGCAGTAATCGATGACCTAAAAGCCTTCGAGGGAGAGATTTTAAAAATAGCCTTGTATCATTTCGAGAATTCGGAGCAATTCATTTATCCCTTTGTCAAACCCTTAGAGGGCGACTTACAGGTAAAGGTTTCGGGGCAAAACTGGGTCGATGTATCCAGCCTCGACGCCAATAAGGGCTTCGCTCTACGAAAAGTCCAGCAACTTCACGGTATCACGCCTAAAGAGACCATGGTATTCGGAGACTACAATAATGACCTGGAGATGCTGGCGCTGGCCGACTTTAGCTATGCCATGGAAAATGCGCATCCGAAAGTTAAAAAAGCGGCCAAGTATAGCACGCTAAGCAATGACGACCTTGGCGTTGAGGCGGTTTTGGAAAAACTCTTGGCCTGA
- a CDS encoding secondary thiamine-phosphate synthase enzyme YjbQ gives MKFYQKEIRLSPQNRGFHLITDTVEASLPEIRKIETGMLQVFIKHTSASLTINENVDPTVRTDFESHINVMVPENASYYVHTYEGPDDMPAHIKASLMGASVQVPITSGRLNLGTWQGIYLCEHRNRASGRKIVLSAYGV, from the coding sequence ATGAAGTTCTACCAAAAAGAAATACGCTTGTCTCCCCAAAATCGGGGTTTTCATTTGATTACGGACACCGTTGAGGCCTCTCTTCCCGAAATCCGGAAAATCGAAACGGGTATGCTACAGGTATTTATCAAACATACGTCCGCCAGTTTGACGATTAACGAGAATGTCGATCCCACGGTCCGAACCGATTTTGAGAGCCATATCAACGTGATGGTCCCGGAAAATGCATCGTACTATGTGCACACCTACGAGGGCCCCGATGACATGCCGGCCCATATCAAGGCATCGTTGATGGGCGCTTCGGTTCAGGTACCGATTACCAGCGGAAGATTGAACTTGGGCACTTGGCAGGGCATTTACCTATGTGAGCACCGCAACCGGGCGTCCGGACGAAAAATCGTGCTTTCCGCATACGGAGTCTGA
- the rplT gene encoding 50S ribosomal protein L20, giving the protein MPRSVNAVASRARRKKVIKQAKGYFGRRKNVWTIAKNAVEKAMLYAYRDRKNKKRTFRSLWITRINAGARQHGISYSQFMGGVKANGIELNRKVLADLAMNHPEAFKAIVEKVK; this is encoded by the coding sequence ATGCCAAGATCAGTAAACGCAGTTGCTTCACGCGCTAGGAGAAAAAAAGTGATAAAGCAAGCCAAAGGCTATTTCGGACGTCGTAAAAACGTTTGGACGATAGCGAAAAACGCGGTGGAAAAAGCGATGTTGTACGCCTACCGTGACAGAAAAAATAAGAAGAGAACCTTCAGATCCTTATGGATTACCCGTATCAACGCGGGGGCACGCCAGCACGGAATCTCGTATTCTCAATTTATGGGAGGAGTGAAGGCGAACGGTATCGAACTTAACCGCAAGGTGCTGGCCGATTTGGCCATGAACCATCCCGAAGCGTTCAAGGCGATTGTCGAGAAAGTAAAATAA
- the rpmI gene encoding 50S ribosomal protein L35 → MPKQKTKSSAKKRFKLTGTGKIKRKHAFKSHILTKKSKKRKRNLTQSTLVHKADESNIKEQLCLK, encoded by the coding sequence ATGCCGAAACAGAAAACAAAATCCAGTGCCAAAAAGCGTTTTAAGCTGACCGGAACCGGAAAAATCAAAAGAAAGCACGCTTTTAAGAGCCACATTCTTACAAAGAAGTCCAAAAAGCGCAAGCGTAATCTAACGCAAAGCACGTTGGTCCACAAAGCCGACGAATCGAATATCAAAGAACAATTGTGCCTTAAGTAA
- the infC gene encoding translation initiation factor IF-3 translates to MRRRFRPKPRRENKNPHKINKKILAPEVRLVGDNVEAEVIPIREALDKSIEMGLDLVEISPNAKPPVVKIMDYKKFLYEQKKREKAMKAKASKVTVKEIRFGPNTDDHDYDFKKKHAEGFLKDGAKLKAYVFFKGRSIVYKDKGEILLLRLAQDLEEVGKVEQLPRLEGKRMTMFMAPKNKK, encoded by the coding sequence ATACGAAGAAGATTTAGGCCCAAGCCTAGAAGAGAAAATAAGAATCCGCACAAAATCAACAAGAAAATTTTGGCGCCCGAGGTACGTTTGGTGGGTGACAATGTAGAGGCCGAGGTGATACCTATTCGGGAGGCCCTGGACAAATCCATCGAAATGGGATTGGATTTGGTGGAAATATCCCCCAACGCCAAACCGCCAGTAGTCAAAATAATGGACTACAAAAAATTTCTCTACGAACAGAAGAAACGCGAGAAGGCCATGAAAGCCAAGGCTTCAAAGGTCACCGTAAAAGAAATCCGTTTTGGTCCCAATACCGACGACCATGATTACGATTTTAAAAAGAAGCATGCGGAAGGATTCCTAAAAGATGGCGCCAAACTGAAAGCTTATGTTTTCTTCAAGGGACGTTCTATCGTTTATAAGGATAAAGGGGAAATACTGCTTTTGAGACTCGCCCAGGATCTGGAAGAAGTTGGAAAAGTGGAACAATTGCCCAGATTGGAGGGAAAGCGAATGACCATGTTCATGGCTCCCAAAAATAAAAAATAA
- the thrS gene encoding threonine--tRNA ligase, with protein MIKITLPDGTVKEFAKGSTPMDVAQSISSGLARNVISAKFNDTIVETVTPLNEDGHLTLYTWNEKEGKKAFWHSSSHIVAQALEELYPRIKLTIGPAIENGFYYDVDFGEHTISEKDFPAIEKRALEIARGKHDFKMHPVSKTDALSLYKEQGNEYKVELIENLDDGTITFCDHDTFTDLCRGGHIPNTGIVKAIKILNVAGAYWRGDENKPQLTRVYGISFPKQKLLKEYLEMLEEAKQRDHRKLGRELELFTFSQKVGQGLPLWLPKGAALRERLESFLKKAQKKAGYEMVATPHIGSKELYVTSGHYEKYGADSFQPIHTPKDDEEFLLKPMNCPHHCEIYKTRPFSYRELPKRYAEFGTVYRYEQSGELHGLTRVRGFTQDDAHIFCTPDQLDQEFKNVIDLSLYVLRSLGFDNFTAQVSIRDLDSPEKYIGSVNNWEKAENAIINAATEKGLDFVIEKGEAAFYGPKLDFMVKDALGRQWQLGTIQVDYNLPERFDLTYKGSDNDLHRPVMIHRAPFGSMERFIALLLEHTGGNFPLWLIPEQAIVLPVSEKHEKYAEKVLSSLENNEIRAQIDARNETIGKKIREAEMNKIPFMIIVGENEEGTDTISVRRHGGEDLGSLTTKEFSDLVSSEINSTLKSFF; from the coding sequence ATGATCAAAATCACCTTACCGGACGGTACTGTCAAAGAATTTGCGAAAGGAAGTACACCGATGGACGTCGCCCAGAGCATCAGTTCGGGCCTGGCGCGGAACGTTATTTCCGCGAAATTCAACGATACCATTGTAGAAACCGTCACCCCGTTGAACGAAGACGGCCATCTTACCCTTTATACCTGGAACGAAAAGGAGGGAAAAAAAGCCTTCTGGCACTCCAGCTCCCACATTGTCGCCCAGGCCTTGGAAGAATTGTATCCGAGGATAAAGTTGACCATAGGACCGGCCATCGAAAACGGATTTTACTACGATGTGGATTTTGGGGAACATACCATTTCAGAGAAGGATTTTCCGGCTATCGAAAAAAGGGCATTGGAGATAGCTCGGGGCAAACACGATTTTAAGATGCATCCGGTATCCAAAACGGATGCGCTATCCTTATATAAGGAACAGGGCAACGAATATAAGGTAGAGCTTATCGAGAACCTGGACGACGGAACGATTACCTTCTGCGACCACGATACGTTCACCGACCTGTGCCGCGGGGGCCACATCCCCAATACCGGAATCGTAAAGGCGATAAAAATCTTGAACGTAGCGGGCGCCTATTGGCGCGGCGATGAAAACAAGCCACAGCTCACCCGGGTGTACGGTATTTCTTTTCCAAAACAGAAACTGTTGAAGGAATATCTCGAAATGCTCGAAGAGGCCAAGCAACGCGATCACCGCAAATTGGGACGGGAACTGGAACTCTTTACTTTTTCACAAAAGGTGGGCCAGGGCCTTCCATTATGGCTTCCGAAAGGGGCGGCCCTTAGGGAGCGGTTGGAGTCGTTCCTCAAAAAAGCCCAGAAAAAGGCGGGCTATGAGATGGTCGCCACTCCCCATATCGGATCAAAAGAACTTTATGTTACCTCGGGCCATTACGAAAAATACGGGGCGGACAGCTTTCAGCCCATTCACACCCCGAAAGACGACGAGGAGTTCTTGCTCAAACCGATGAACTGTCCGCATCATTGCGAAATCTATAAGACCCGGCCCTTCAGTTACCGGGAGCTGCCCAAGCGGTATGCGGAATTCGGGACGGTATATCGGTACGAACAAAGCGGGGAACTTCACGGACTCACCAGGGTGCGCGGATTTACACAGGACGATGCCCATATTTTCTGCACGCCGGATCAGCTGGACCAAGAGTTTAAGAATGTCATAGACCTATCCTTATATGTATTGAGATCTTTAGGCTTCGACAACTTTACGGCGCAGGTTTCCATCCGGGATCTGGATAGCCCCGAAAAATATATCGGTTCGGTAAATAACTGGGAAAAGGCCGAAAATGCCATCATCAACGCCGCTACCGAAAAAGGATTGGATTTCGTCATCGAAAAAGGAGAGGCCGCTTTTTATGGTCCGAAGCTGGACTTTATGGTCAAGGATGCCTTGGGAAGGCAATGGCAATTGGGCACTATTCAGGTGGATTACAACCTTCCCGAACGCTTCGACCTGACCTATAAAGGTAGTGATAACGATTTGCACCGACCGGTCATGATCCACCGGGCGCCTTTCGGAAGTATGGAACGCTTTATCGCGCTGCTTCTAGAGCACACGGGAGGAAATTTCCCGTTATGGCTCATTCCCGAGCAAGCTATCGTGCTGCCCGTGAGTGAGAAACACGAAAAATATGCCGAAAAAGTTTTGAGTTCATTGGAAAATAACGAAATTCGCGCTCAAATCGACGCGAGAAACGAGACCATAGGCAAAAAAATACGGGAGGCCGAGATGAATAAGATTCCCTTTATGATTATCGTGGGGGAGAACGAAGAGGGAACGGACACGATTTCCGTACGCCGACATGGCGGCGAAGATTTAGGATCACTGACCACAAAAGAGTTTTCTGACTTGGTTTCTAGCGAAATAAATAGTACTTTAAAGTCGTTTTTTTAA
- a CDS encoding DUF7133 domain-containing protein: MKTKVFIALLCFSLIHCKPSEEEPTLSLEDYRIEEGFDLQLLASEPLLKSPVAMDFDNGGRIWVCEMPGFMSNIEGKDEDKPSGTIRILEDSDGDGIMDRSKVFLDSLVMPRALALVYGGLLYAEPPNLWFVDIENDKPVNPVLVDSLYAPEGNPEYQSNGLVLNIDNWIYNARLPYRYQRKNGKWHREPTSMRGQWGITHDNFGRLYYNNNARQILGDYALPNRLIRNRYLNPKYGINRLLTDDQRVYPLHAASVNRGYAPGVLDKEGVLQEVTAAAGPLIYRGGSFPAEYDQNAFVCVPEANLIKRNILTFHGDSISARQAWQGKEFLAATDEGFRPVSLSNGPDGSLYVVDMHIGVIQHYAFLSPYLKEKALKKELDTLTGYGRILKIEKTGSESSKTPNFGELDGPELALLLRHKNGWIRDRAQHYLIFKDTSREALSDVKRLALDTEHPVTQIHALYTLKGWDALTFETLKTIAKEGSTDVVAHAIVLMEDFVSQQYSAAAQAIFQDILDQGDRSLDYYLASTLGTWATVSEKKFMPLIDKLYHTYNENRILGEALLSGMGATSDALLTRWEENPDFKEGDLQKRMLESLERKKEDKPNSIFTETAITMDTRTKGAKLYRQICSVCHGINGEGADGVAPPLMNSDWVANSPERLGLIILHGLSGPIHVNGERYEFNQAMPGLNGNPNLSDRDISDITTYISNAFSRTPNWIKPEKIKELRNQKPENGGEYTEKELLRYSE; encoded by the coding sequence ATGAAAACCAAGGTTTTCATTGCCTTACTATGTTTTAGCCTAATACATTGTAAACCCTCAGAGGAAGAACCTACGCTCTCTCTGGAAGACTATCGAATCGAAGAAGGTTTTGATCTGCAATTGCTGGCATCCGAGCCGTTATTGAAATCCCCAGTGGCTATGGATTTTGATAATGGCGGTAGGATATGGGTCTGTGAAATGCCTGGTTTTATGAGTAATATCGAGGGTAAAGATGAAGATAAACCCTCGGGTACCATACGTATTTTGGAAGATAGTGATGGAGACGGAATCATGGACCGGTCCAAAGTATTCTTGGATAGTTTGGTGATGCCAAGGGCACTAGCTTTGGTATATGGCGGACTTCTCTATGCGGAACCCCCCAATTTATGGTTTGTTGACATTGAGAATGATAAGCCCGTAAATCCTGTTTTGGTAGATTCATTATACGCGCCCGAAGGCAATCCCGAATATCAATCGAACGGCCTGGTCCTTAACATCGACAACTGGATATACAATGCAAGGCTGCCTTACCGATACCAGCGTAAAAACGGAAAGTGGCATAGAGAACCTACCAGTATGCGAGGGCAGTGGGGCATCACACATGATAATTTCGGGCGGCTTTACTATAACAATAATGCACGTCAAATTTTAGGCGACTACGCCTTGCCCAACCGGTTGATCCGCAACAGATATCTGAATCCGAAATATGGGATCAACCGCCTCCTTACCGATGATCAGCGGGTATATCCCTTACATGCCGCCAGTGTAAATCGTGGCTATGCCCCAGGGGTGTTAGACAAGGAAGGTGTGCTTCAGGAGGTAACTGCAGCTGCCGGACCTCTAATTTATAGGGGAGGGTCGTTCCCTGCGGAGTACGATCAAAATGCTTTCGTCTGTGTACCCGAGGCGAATTTGATCAAAAGGAATATTCTTACTTTTCATGGAGACAGCATCAGTGCAAGGCAAGCTTGGCAAGGAAAGGAATTTTTGGCGGCCACTGATGAAGGTTTTCGTCCAGTGAGCCTCTCTAATGGCCCTGATGGAAGCCTCTACGTTGTGGATATGCATATCGGGGTTATCCAGCACTATGCTTTCTTGAGTCCCTATCTCAAAGAAAAGGCATTAAAAAAAGAGTTGGATACCTTAACGGGATACGGACGGATCCTTAAAATTGAGAAAACCGGGAGCGAATCCTCGAAAACACCGAATTTCGGAGAGCTCGACGGTCCTGAGCTCGCTCTATTGTTGAGACATAAAAATGGCTGGATTCGGGACCGTGCCCAACATTATCTGATTTTCAAAGATACAAGTAGGGAAGCTTTGTCCGATGTAAAAAGGTTGGCATTGGATACAGAACATCCGGTAACCCAGATTCACGCTCTATATACGTTGAAGGGATGGGACGCCTTGACCTTTGAAACGTTAAAGACCATAGCGAAAGAGGGTTCTACCGATGTTGTTGCACATGCCATAGTGCTCATGGAAGATTTTGTGTCCCAACAATATTCCGCCGCTGCCCAAGCTATTTTTCAAGATATACTTGACCAAGGCGACCGCTCTCTTGATTACTATTTAGCCTCTACGCTGGGCACTTGGGCGACCGTTTCCGAAAAAAAGTTTATGCCATTGATCGATAAGCTTTACCACACATACAACGAAAATCGGATTCTAGGGGAAGCTTTATTAAGCGGAATGGGCGCAACCTCAGACGCGTTGCTGACCCGATGGGAAGAGAACCCTGATTTTAAGGAAGGCGATCTGCAAAAACGAATGCTGGAAAGTCTTGAACGGAAAAAAGAGGACAAGCCTAATTCGATTTTCACCGAGACTGCTATCACAATGGATACCCGAACCAAGGGAGCAAAACTATACCGTCAAATCTGTTCCGTCTGTCACGGCATAAATGGGGAAGGTGCCGACGGGGTTGCTCCGCCTTTAATGAATTCAGATTGGGTGGCCAACTCTCCCGAACGATTGGGATTGATTATCCTTCACGGACTTTCAGGCCCGATCCACGTCAATGGGGAGCGCTATGAGTTTAATCAGGCAATGCCCGGCCTCAATGGCAATCCCAACCTTTCGGACAGGGATATTTCAGATATAACCACCTATATTTCCAATGCATTTTCAAGAACTCCGAACTGGATAAAGCCCGAAAAGATAAAGGAATTACGCAATCAAAAACCGGAAAACGGAGGGGAGTACACCGAAAAGGAATTGCTGCGGTACTCGGAATGA
- a CDS encoding ThuA domain-containing protein produces the protein MLKTSLLSIMLLCFGATIAQHLEPFEITDEWLSKIERIAPAAPRIKDVDKKKLLVFSKATGFDHWIIPHNNAMLKILARKSKAFEIHIGYDIENFEPESLKKYDAVILNNSNPSGPDRDLFADLLKQNTTLSSNAILQRAAQYEKNLMDYVAKGGGLMILHGAITVQNNSEEFSKMTGGSFDYHPKQQEMHVKEVDSDHPLVQAFAGNGFTHVDEPYFFKNAYFDYNFRPLLYIEVDKLEGVRKEPESDIIYVSWIKKYGKGRVFYSSPSHNAQSMSHPELLQFFLDGLQYVVGDLEVDDSPMNINK, from the coding sequence ATGTTAAAAACATCCTTATTGTCCATTATGCTCCTGTGCTTCGGGGCAACCATTGCCCAGCACCTTGAACCCTTCGAGATTACGGACGAGTGGTTGTCAAAAATAGAACGTATTGCGCCAGCAGCGCCTAGGATCAAGGATGTCGACAAAAAGAAACTATTGGTGTTTTCCAAAGCTACGGGATTCGATCATTGGATCATTCCGCATAATAATGCCATGCTTAAGATTCTAGCGCGAAAATCGAAGGCTTTCGAGATTCATATCGGCTATGATATTGAAAACTTCGAGCCGGAAAGCCTTAAAAAGTATGACGCCGTTATTCTTAACAATTCCAATCCCAGTGGGCCCGATCGGGACCTGTTCGCGGACCTTTTAAAACAGAACACCACGTTATCGAGCAACGCAATATTGCAAAGGGCCGCGCAGTATGAGAAAAACCTGATGGATTATGTGGCGAAGGGTGGGGGCTTAATGATCCTACACGGGGCCATTACGGTGCAGAACAACTCAGAGGAATTCAGCAAAATGACCGGGGGTAGCTTTGATTACCATCCGAAGCAGCAGGAAATGCACGTAAAGGAAGTGGACTCTGATCACCCACTAGTTCAAGCATTTGCCGGAAATGGTTTTACCCATGTTGATGAGCCCTATTTTTTTAAGAACGCATATTTTGATTATAATTTCAGACCCTTGTTATATATTGAAGTAGATAAGCTAGAAGGTGTAAGGAAAGAACCCGAAAGTGATATCATCTATGTCTCCTGGATCAAAAAATATGGAAAAGGGAGGGTCTTCTATAGTTCACCTTCACACAATGCACAGAGTATGAGCCATCCGGAATTGCTTCAATTCTTTTTGGATGGGCTTCAATATGTGGTCGGGGACCTAGAGGTGGACGACAGTCCGATGAATATCAATAAATAG
- a CDS encoding PmoA family protein: MILRFLFLGLGCFLMVISSCSDRNSPFRFTLEEKEGTLVSQPVSINLNRVKEAGVNVREPLTLVMEAGGEMVPIDFQVSTNGNTLSFVRTSEENNTESRVYRIENGVPPRKTDTYLSEHKENGSLQLTLAQTPVLSYRYEMNYPPDGVDSIYKKSGYIHPVLSPQGDTLSRIQPPDHYHHYGIWGPWTHTRIDGQQVDFWNLGDGKGTVLFEEFIGTESGDVFASFNAAQEHIDLLTQDEPQTALNEDLEVILWDLKRDDRYMFDYNSSFSSPLEEGILFEAYRYGGGIGMRFTERWKADNVSVLTSEGNDRATADGTNARWCIVSGESADGTGESGILFMSHPQNRAHPEPMRLWPLDANGGRGDLFFEFCPIRHKEWQIEPDKEYELKYRMVVFDGELSANEAEA; this comes from the coding sequence ATGATACTAAGATTTCTTTTTTTGGGTTTGGGCTGTTTTTTAATGGTTATTTCTTCCTGTTCGGATAGAAATTCCCCTTTTCGATTTACACTGGAAGAAAAGGAAGGGACTCTCGTTTCCCAACCAGTATCCATCAATCTAAATAGGGTTAAGGAAGCAGGCGTAAACGTTCGGGAACCTCTCACTTTGGTCATGGAAGCCGGTGGCGAAATGGTTCCGATCGACTTTCAGGTTAGTACAAACGGCAACACTTTATCTTTCGTTCGGACTTCGGAAGAAAATAACACTGAAAGTAGGGTATACCGTATCGAAAACGGAGTGCCGCCAAGAAAAACGGACACGTATCTCTCCGAGCATAAAGAAAACGGGAGTCTGCAGTTGACTCTTGCCCAAACCCCGGTGCTCTCTTATCGGTACGAAATGAACTATCCCCCTGATGGTGTGGATTCCATTTATAAAAAATCGGGGTATATTCATCCGGTGCTTTCTCCCCAAGGGGATACCCTCTCTCGGATTCAGCCCCCCGACCATTATCACCATTACGGTATTTGGGGGCCGTGGACGCATACCCGAATCGATGGGCAGCAGGTGGATTTCTGGAACTTGGGAGACGGCAAGGGAACGGTTTTGTTCGAGGAATTCATCGGCACCGAATCCGGCGACGTATTCGCCTCTTTTAACGCCGCCCAAGAGCATATCGATCTATTGACCCAAGACGAACCGCAAACGGCATTGAACGAAGACCTCGAAGTAATCTTATGGGACCTGAAGCGCGACGACCGCTATATGTTCGATTATAATAGTAGTTTCAGCTCTCCCTTGGAAGAGGGCATCCTGTTTGAAGCTTATCGCTACGGAGGCGGCATCGGAATGCGCTTTACCGAACGTTGGAAGGCGGACAACGTTTCGGTTTTAACTTCGGAGGGAAACGATAGGGCCACCGCCGATGGTACGAACGCGCGATGGTGCATCGTCAGTGGCGAATCGGCAGATGGTACCGGGGAAAGTGGCATCCTGTTCATGAGTCATCCCCAAAATCGCGCACATCCGGAACCGATGCGGTTATGGCCCCTCGATGCCAACGGCGGGCGGGGGGATCTATTTTTCGAATTTTGTCCCATCCGGCATAAAGAGTGGCAAATAGAACCGGACAAAGAATATGAACTAAAATACAGAATGGTCGTATTCGATGGGGAACTGAGTGCAAATGAGGCGGAAGCCTAA
- a CDS encoding Gfo/Idh/MocA family oxidoreductase, with the protein MKRRKFINRTTMGTAAMVGFPSIVPASVLGKDAPSNKINIGQIGCGRIARSHDIYDTIRFDEARFVAVSDVDSKRAEDAKGLVDDFYKKKTGKDNYMDTKIYDDYKDMLTNKDIDAVVISTPDHWHSQPAMEAALAGKDIYLQKPTSLTVREGQQLRDVVQNTGVILQVGTQQRAMAQFRRAAELVRNGRIGKVHTVKIGLPGDPAGPEAEPMPVPPNLDFDMWLGSTPEVPYTEIGVHPQEGYSRPGWLRIRNYGAGMITGWGQHHYDSAAWGMDTELTGPISVEALAEFPKSGLWNVHGDFFVKHQYENGMTVYTSGGYPNGVKYIGDDGWIFVSRGDYQASATDPVDNEKSSKALNASDPKILDSVIGENETHLYKIDDQHGNWLECIKTRKAPISPIEKGHKACVICLISDIAMQFPRRFEWDPDKEMFVNDDEANALLHRDQRKPYGTDYVKV; encoded by the coding sequence ATGAAACGAAGAAAATTCATCAATAGAACGACTATGGGCACGGCCGCAATGGTCGGATTTCCCAGTATAGTGCCCGCCAGCGTTTTAGGCAAGGATGCGCCGAGTAACAAAATCAACATCGGTCAGATCGGTTGCGGCCGAATCGCACGTAGTCATGACATTTACGATACGATCCGTTTTGATGAGGCGCGCTTTGTCGCCGTGTCGGACGTCGATTCCAAACGCGCCGAGGATGCCAAGGGTTTGGTGGATGATTTCTACAAAAAAAAGACGGGCAAGGATAATTATATGGATACTAAAATCTATGATGATTATAAGGATATGCTCACCAATAAGGATATCGATGCGGTCGTTATCAGTACCCCGGATCACTGGCATTCTCAGCCTGCCATGGAGGCTGCCCTGGCCGGGAAGGATATCTACTTGCAAAAACCGACCTCCCTAACGGTCAGGGAAGGACAACAACTGCGGGACGTAGTCCAGAATACGGGCGTCATTCTTCAGGTGGGAACACAGCAACGGGCCATGGCCCAGTTCCGCCGTGCGGCCGAGTTGGTCCGTAACGGTAGAATAGGGAAGGTGCATACCGTAAAAATTGGACTCCCAGGCGACCCCGCCGGACCCGAGGCCGAACCTATGCCGGTGCCCCCGAACTTGGATTTCGACATGTGGCTGGGTTCCACGCCAGAAGTGCCCTACACCGAAATTGGGGTGCATCCCCAAGAGGGATACAGCCGACCGGGATGGCTGCGGATACGCAATTATGGAGCGGGAATGATTACCGGATGGGGCCAGCACCATTACGACTCCGCAGCTTGGGGCATGGACACGGAGCTTACGGGACCGATTTCCGTGGAGGCCTTGGCTGAATTTCCAAAATCTGGACTCTGGAACGTTCACGGCGACTTCTTTGTCAAACATCAATACGAGAACGGCATGACGGTCTACACCAGCGGGGGCTACCCGAACGGAGTCAAATACATAGGCGACGACGGATGGATCTTTGTCTCCCGCGGCGATTATCAGGCTTCCGCGACCGACCCGGTGGATAATGAAAAAAGCAGCAAAGCTTTAAATGCGTCCGATCCCAAAATCTTGGATTCCGTTATAGGCGAAAACGAGACCCACCTTTATAAAATCGATGACCAGCACGGTAACTGGCTGGAATGTATAAAAACGCGAAAGGCTCCGATATCGCCCATAGAAAAGGGACATAAGGCCTGCGTCATCTGCCTGATCAGTGATATCGCCATGCAGTTCCCCCGTCGGTTCGAATGGGATCCCGATAAGGAAATGTTCGTTAATGATGACGAGGCGAACGCGTTGCTGCACCGAGATCAAAGAAAACCTTATGGTACCGATTACGTAAAAGTGTAG